In the Equus przewalskii isolate Varuska chromosome 18, EquPr2, whole genome shotgun sequence genome, CTGGGATTTTGCAGCAGTAACGGGCACCCAAAAATACTACAGATTCAAACATTAAATTTGGGAGATGGCCAACGAAGAAAGTCACTACACATTCCTTACAAAGCAGTCAACgaaagaaaaatgattatgaCATTGAAGGTTTTTGCaatcatttcagaaatgagaACCATTCCACAGTGTCACCCAAATTAAGATGTGTTGCATCATGTAAGTGTGAAAGTaacctttgttgttgttttttgtgaggaagattcaccctgagctaacattcattgccaatcctcctcttttttgcttgaggaaaattagtcctgagctaatatcagtgcccatcttccttctctttgtatgtggggtgcctccacagcatggctgatgagtgttgctaggtctgcaccctggatcagAACtcgcaaaccctaggccaccgaagcagaacacgcagAACTccagccactcggccatggggcccgcccaaaagtaaattattttcacttaaataataacaaacatgTAAGAGATTATAAGAAGAGTGACAACTATGCAGGTTTCTGAGTTTCTGCTTTATTAATCATGTAAAGATAAGTATAGTAGACTTCAAATGTCTGAGGGGATATATCCTAAAATCTTCCAAAATCTGCAAATTCTTGAATATcaatattgcctatattttcccTGATAAAATGTACTatgtattttcacatatttgagcCATACTTTTACTCAATAGTCCACTCTTATTTTTCCACAACTTTCATTATTCTCGATAAAAGCCACGAATCTCTTATATTCcacactttttaaacatttttttttactacaaagaaaattttctcttcaGGGGGACAATTGCCTTCAAGAAGTCACTTCACTTGAGTCTTTGAACAgttgagaagcagaaagaattttGACATGCAAGCTCTGTGCAATTGCATTGGCTCAGTTACACCAGCCTCAAACAAAGAAACTTGCACATCTGCCACAGTAAAATTACAAACTACTAGATCTAATTTAGTGGGAGTTTACAAAGAGTCAAAAATTGAAAATTCtaaatgcttaatttaaaaaGGGATGTTCTATTTTTCATAAAGAGTTCAGTTTTATGTGATATGAAGATCTTCCATTGAAGCAAGTATCTGCTGAAGCTGACTTTCATCACACAGTCCTCAGAACCTGCCCTAGACACAGCCCTCTGTTAAAACTTAAAAAGCTAAGGTTAACTTGCACAACTCCAGACCCCCTGTATTCTGCAAAGTTTGAAAAGAACAAGTTTGAAATTTACCTTGAGaactgtttatttacttattattctCCTCAAGGCACCTATAACCTCTTTGTTCCTCAGACTGTAGATAAAAGGATTTAGCAGGGGAATTATGACTGTGTAAAACAAAGAATACATTTTATCCTGATCTTCAGCTGGTCCAGACCCAGGACGCACGTACATGAGGAAGAGAGTGCCATAGAAcaaggagacagagagcaggTGGGCACTGCACGTGGAGAAGGCTTTGCTCCTGCCCTTTGCAGACTTCTTTTTCAGGATGGCAAAAAGGACACGCATATAAGACACTATGATGGTCAGAAAAGTAAAAGATTgtataaagactgaaaatataaaaatcaggagCATATTAACTCTAGGGTCAGTACAGGAAATTTTAAACAGTTGTAAAATTTCACAGTAGAAATAATGTATTACATTGGACTTGCAGAAAGTTAATCTAAATAACAAACCCACATGCATCATGGGATGAAGAAACCCAATAATACATGAAACAACTAGTAATTGGATGCAGAAGGTATTGGACATCACCGCTGGATAAAGCAAGGGGTTGCATATGGCCAcgtagcggtcataggccatcaccaCCAGGAGGAAACATTCTGTGCTTGCACTGGAAGCAAGAGTATAAAATTGAGTGATGCACCCAACTAGGGATATCATATGATTCTTAGATAAAAATGTCGTTAGCATCCTGGGGGTCACGGAGGATGAAGAACAAGCATCTGCAAAGGCCAAGCTGCCGAGGAATAAGTACATGGGGCTGTGCAGACGTGGATCCTTCCAGATGAGAGCAGCCAGTCCGAGGTTGCCCACCATGGTGGTGAGGTAGGTGAGCAGGAACACCAGGAACAGAGGGACCTGCAGCCCTGGACGCTCTGTCAGTCCTGTGAGAACAAACTCGGTCACCAGCGTCTTGTTTGCGTCCATCATATCCCCTCAGGCTGATCACTGCAGTGAGAGAACAGATGAAGGCCACggtcacaaaagaccatgaaaataatcacattttacatgaaaaaaaaatgcattttccttGTTTATGTACCCCCTTTAATCAGAACACTTACCTTTTACCCTTGAGTAAGTATTTTTCACAAACAGTAAGTATTTGGGAAACTTTCctaaaaattagaaggaaaaaatgtatatataatatagaaagaTTTCATTACTTGTATAAAAGAAGtgagcttattttttaattgattgcaATTTAATAATCatcttctaatttaaaaatctttaaaaatagagatagaaTTAAGCTATTCAAATATACTAAAGATTAGTTATCAAAACTACTAGCATGCATTCTAAATAATACGGCACTTCCCTACAAATTAAGAACATACTGAAATGCTTCCTCTGACCATTATTATGTGGTGCTATCTTAGAAATTACAATGCAtctaagataagaaaattaaataaaacaatataataaagatataatctatcataaaaaattttaggagaaaaattcATATTTCTTGCTGATgttatatttgtataattaaaaaaataacattatgacTTTAATAAGTACCAGTACAGCACGGAAACATCATCACcagatttttttctatgcaaGCAATAACcaaccagagagaagagaaagagaaattaaagggaAATATTTCAATTATAAGAGCCATAACactttaaaatacattgaaataacttttaaaatatgtaagacCTAtgtgaagaaaattacaaaacttacCAAAGGGCGTTATACAATTTCTGAAGAAATAGGCAGCAAAATGTGTTCTTAGATAAGAAAATTTCGTGTTATAAATATATCAGTAGAATTGGAATTAATTTCGATTAGAATcctaattgttttttaataaatagcaTAAGCATAAAATTTACATAGcgtaaagttatttttaaaagacaaggaaaa is a window encoding:
- the LOC103543317 gene encoding olfactory receptor 5AC1-like, whose protein sequence is MMDANKTLVTEFVLTGLTERPGLQVPLFLVFLLTYLTTMVGNLGLAALIWKDPRLHSPMYLFLGSLAFADACSSSSVTPRMLTTFLSKNHMISLVGCITQFYTLASSASTECFLLVVMAYDRYVAICNPLLYPAVMSNTFCIQLLVVSCIIGFLHPMMHVGLLFRLTFCKSNVIHYFYCEILQLFKISCTDPRVNMLLIFIFSVFIQSFTFLTIIVSYMRVLFAILKKKSAKGRSKAFSTCSAHLLSVSLFYGTLFLMYVRPGSGPAEDQDKMYSLFYTVIIPLLNPFIYSLRNKEVIGALRRIISK